gcacCTGAATTTCCACAAACCTAGAGTTTGTTTTGCCTTTAACATTTCCCATCAGTCTGTTAATGTGACAGGTTTTgttctgcttcagtttcagtgatGTAAATGTATCCGGAGTGAAAACAATGACATTTCcttgtcaagatcctcctggtggccaggaagaaggccataacaaaggactggcttaagactgatgctccaTCTTACAAACAATGGCTGTAAATCagagatgatatacttgtcatggaacatcttacatataaactgaagttgaaagGAAATGTCTTTATAAAAAACTgtggaaaatggctgacattctgGGAAAAAAGTGTCTATGAAGGGACCTTAACatattctgacacaaacacagactgttcttttcatttgtgtttctttctccTTAACCTGAGGAGATTAGATTgtataatactgataaaaatgagaaataaataaaaattgtaaaaaaaaaaacaaaacaaaacaaaaaaaaccccaatgacaTATGTGTGAAGTCAAGTCTTCAGAAGGTTATAGAAACATACTCCCCTGAGAAAAAAGGTCTACAAGTGAATTAAGGGAAAACCCACTTTTCTaatgtttgtatttcacaaaGTCTCATTAAAACCTTCTGAAGCCCAGAGATGACAGGAGCTGCATCATTAAACATTTACTTCATGACTGTGGGAACCCagtacacacagaaacacacacaggggTTCTCGGGTCGAACTACCTCTGCTTGGGGTCTTTCTTGAGCAGGCCGGCCAGCAGAGACTTGGCCTCGGGTGACAGGTTCCTGGGGAAACGGATCTCCTCCATGAGGATGAGCTCGAATAAACGCTCGTGATCCCGGTTGTAGAAAGGAAGGCGGCCGCACATCATCTCGTACATGACGACGCCCAGACCCCACCAGTCCACTGCACGCCCGTAGTCATTATCCTCCAGGACCTGAGGAAGGACAGAGTGGCGTCTTCAGGACAGTTTTCAACAGAAGACATAGTTTGATGACATGTGGTTTGAGCTGTTCCTGGTGCAGAAGATTATTGGACAGTGAATTACAGTGAATTCTCTTTTTATAGATGATAGATAaggatgcatcgataccacttttttccagaccacgTACAAGTAcatacatttgattacttgccaataccgagtaccgatatgagtacttaaaaTTACCATTAcaattcttagttacttttgaaaatgtgcttcattgtcgttgtcatcagtctgactggaacaaagtgctgctactgacatttaatgtgttggaatgagcatttctcaatcaatccaccagagggcgccgctcttaatcatactggacaaataccatgaagaaaagtaacgTTTTTTgacaagaagaaagtcagtaataataaactgtgatttattaattaagaaaagaaaaaaaatactgtcacagtGCTAAGACATTGAGTGCAAATATTACTCTTGTGCAAATATGCAAGGAcatgtacatatgtacatttGAACTTCCTCATGCTTACTTTTCACTCACCAGCtgtcccttaaagttcccaaatTCAGCTTTCACGGGTGACGCACGTGTGATTAATGGCTgcacgtgtgttgggctgaatgttctgtgatcatttctcactttGGGCAGCAAAGTTCGTGagaattggttcctaatttcaatataaatcatcgtattggaacgggtggaactgagtagactaatgttactgtcCTTAGAGCTTGGACATCgtaaaacacatttaaacacaacacagccaacaagtttatggcaacagaacttaagacctaccatatcaaatttaataccttttaagactttttaaggtattaaatatggatttgtaaattcaagattttagattttttaagacCTTGCAGGAACTCTGAACAAGGACAAAAATGTTACACATAAGAAAACTTTGACAATGCCACGACCTGGAGCTCATTTTAGAATCTGTCTGAACCTGAAAAATgcagaacatttattttaaaagttaattgttttttttccttaaacaaCCTGCATCTCCTGGGAAAAACATGCACAGCCATAATTTGATATGATATCTGTCTCTTTTTGAACTCTCTGAActcttgtcctttttttttttttttttttttttaattgtctgtATGCTATGTATTATTGTTAGTCTGTTTTACATTGTCCTTGTCACACCTGCTTTGCTAAAGaaagttcaataaaaatatgtttgaaaaaaaaattatctcaGTTGCCTCAAAATGTTCTAAAACTTGGCTTAGAGAAGTCTTAACTCATATCAAACTTGAGAAGACTAGATCGTCTATTGCAGGTTCTAGTACGGTCTTCAACAAAACCTGGCAGCGCTTCTTAGAGCATTTAGATAGAATTATAATTCACCCAGAGTGActagatgcccccccccccccaaattccCTAGTTGGTTTTGATTACCTACTTTAatcttatttgttttattgtaaatccaGCAGTTGACATTCGTggggggttttgttttgtttcttttccttctgtgtttgtgttttgttttacttgtgggtgggaagggataatgGCTTATTATAGTTCATTCACAGAAGTCATTTAGGTTAGATTAAAATTGTTACTGTCTGGATACATTCTACAGAAACAACTGTCTACTGCCTTCAACTCCAACACTtggaaatattgtacatgttGGATATTACcatgtgtgtatgaaaatccaataaaacATTTATATATGTAAGAAAAAAGTTCTCCAACTCATTTGCTTCTCCTGTTACAAAAGGTTGATCGATTAAAATCAATAAGTGACTTTGCTGTGTGTCCAGTTTCTTACTACACTTTCCaagcaatgttaaaaaaaataaataaataaacagctgaTAATCAACAAGCAGATGAAGCTGGTGTCCTAAGACTGAAATTatagaagagcaaaaataattgAACCTACTCTCCTGTGGATGATGAGCCTGACATTAACTGAAGCGTGAAGTTCATTGTAGCATAAAACAACATTAACACAGAAAGTGAATGAGTTCAGGACCCCCTAGTCTTCGCTGACAGCCTCCGAATGGTGGAATGGACCTTCCACTTTCCACCCACAGACCAGGATTAGTTACATGTGGCTCATTTCCTCAGTGGGAGGGAAACAAACCTGATTCTGTGGTTGCTATTCGGTGCAGTTAATGCTATTTTTACTTGTGTTAAGGCTAAGTAATGCTGTGGGCATGTGATAAACACATTATCAGCCgtacattctgtgtgtgtgcttcaTGGTTGTACCTAAAGTCAACTCGCTGCCGTTCATTATCTCAGCTTTCTGGAAATCAGCTTTTCTTTATCAGACATCTACTGGTTTCTCTCTGTGTTCAATCAGAGGAAAACTGAAATGCATTATCATGTATCTAACTTTATGGATGTGTCACAGAGCTTTGGCGTCATTTGCTCTCAAACGTGGGCTTGCAAAGTGCAGGAGAAGTTTCATAAATAACTCTACAGTCCTTCTGTGCGTGAGGAGTATTTTTAGGTGTTGCTTCACTTGCAGTGCGATTCCCAGTGCTTCTGAGATGTTTGGGAAATACAGGTCACATCATATGGATACAGATAGGCCAGATCCATGGAAAAGAAGCAATGTCCAATCTGGAGAGTTTCCTAATAGGAGGTTTTACTCTGTGCAATGACACACGTCCATTCATATAACAAAAAATACCAAGCACGCTGCACTTTGCATGGAAAAAATCTATTCATTAAATTTGCTTCAGCGTAAGAGCAGCAGTGTAGTGAAGCTCAGTGTGTGGTAGTGATGTATGAATGTGTGGAATACTGACATCAACTCAGACTGGTAAGACGATTGAAAAGtattaagataaggtaaagtaaagtaaggtaaagtaaagtagataagataagataagataagataagataagataagataagataagataagataagataagataagataagataaagtacaatcaggtaaggtaaagtaaaataaagtaaagaaaggtaaggtaaggtaaagtaagtcaagttaagataagataagataagataagataagataagatagggtaAAGTAAAacaaggtaaggtaaagtaaaataaagtaaagtaaggtaaggtaaaataaggtaaggtacagtaaagtaaagtaaggtaagataacataAGGTAAAGTAGAAAAAGGTAAagaaaggtaaggtaaaataaggtaaggtaaagtaaggtaaggtaagataagataaagtaaaacaaggtaaggtaaggtaaaataaagtaaggtaaggtaaagtaaggtaacgtaaggtaaagtaaggtaaggtaaagtaaagtaaggtaaggtaaggtaagatagcacagttgacagcagcagatacaaaaataaagtgcagggaagacagaaaatAGGAAATGTACacttgtgaaaaataacattaagagaagaaagaaaaaaatctgctatTTCTATAAGTATTTAcataaattttgatttaaatttaaatattttttacatattaacaTTGCGGCTGCACATACTTAAACACTTGAACTTGACTCACAAACCGCGAACTTGAACCCGTATTCAAACACACATTGAAGCCGTTTGTCCATATCAGCTGAGATGCCAATTCAATATTTCAATGCTTTGTTTATAGCCCAATAACAGAGCAGACCTATCTGCTTTTGCTGTGTTGCAGATGTTTTCCTTGTGAGCGATGACAGAGTCTGCATCCACTGCCtcattttttcaatttatttaacCTTGTGCCATATGAGTTAAACCCATTACTGGACATGGCATTGGAAAGAACTCCATAAATTTGTCTACGACTTTAGATTTTCCTGCAAGGCACACTTTGTTCTTCATGAATGTTGACATTCAAGGgctgacttcatggagatgagTGGGATCACTGGACAGCAGGCACACAGCATGAAAGCACGGTAGTTCAATAGTGCAGATTATTGACACCCAGGGAAAAAGGTCCTGCACCCACCAGGGTTTGTGTTTGAGAGAGATGGAGGGTGGAGTAATAATCACAGTATATTTACGATATTTACAGCTTAGTCAGAATTCTGCTATTTAACTTTCTGGCTGAACCCACCAAAACCTGTGGTATTTTCTACTAAGCTTTCCCAAACCTGGCTGAGCTGCAGGTTATGGGTCAACACGGGCATAACAATATACATATGCATATGCCAATATGCATTCTAGTGTCTAAGTCAAAGACTCCAGTCTGGTCAAACAAACTAAGTACTGGACTAATCTCTGCACACATGTATTGTATAAACTGTCTTGGttatatttcacctacaaatttatcagtccagtccttttttttttttttttttaaacattttactctaatatttagtgtggacccccttggcaacaatctaaggaaactctaaggaaactctctggaatgagcttctgagagtgtggaatgacattggggttgaaactctcagaaaatacattgacacaatgccagaaagatgtgcTTGTTGCCAAGGGGATCCACACTAAATatcagagtaaaatgtaaaaaaaaaaaaaaaggactggactgataaatttgtgggtgaaatattctcagtacctttgcctttaccttttacaatggcaaaaaagtgaaattcaggctctgggaacaaataaaccaccagtttcttaagatttgacaagtgttctaatatttttgcacaccattgtaaataaatacaaatacaatacaatccAAAGCTGCGACTTACCTCAGGTGCCAGGTACTCAGGAGTTCCACAGAAGGTTTTCATGGTGGCGTCAGATGTGATACCCTCTTTACACAGGCCGAAATCTGTGATTTTAATGTGGCCATCCTTGTCCAGCATCAGATTCTCCAGCTGAAAGATATAATGGATACAGTCATGCATTCTGGATGATCAGTAATTCAATTTTTAAAGGAGTCACAGAAGCATATAGGTTTATTCCCAACAGTTTTCTACATCTATGCCTTTGCTGACACATTTTGGCATACACCACACTTTTCAGACCATCAGTAGGACGGTATTGCATCATCTGCAGATGCAAGTGTGTCCAAGATAAACAAAGCAAAGTCCCAGTCATGGAACAGGAGCATTACTGCAGGTCTAAAACTCCGAACTGTAACCTATAAATGTCTCCGACTCAAATGAATTACCTTTATCATAAGATTCAGAATGTTCCCTCTTTTCTAATCAGTTGCAGATACTTTTATTTGGGGGAAAAGCAGCCTGAAGAAACCGATTTTAACTTTCTGTCACAAAGAAAAAGCAAATCTGTGTTCTGTCtgtaaacaagtgaaaaagtaagtggAGTGTACCAATACCCCGCCACACAACACTTtgtccctcctgctcactgatatccTGCCTGGTCAGTTTGAATTTTACATTAAAGATAATTGTAAAGtagattaaactaaattactgtcctttttgggtagttcaatcaaaccaagacaaacattaaTTCTGTCTAAGTCTTAATTTTCAATCTcttgaaaaaatttaaatctcaaaaaatttaaatttatcCATTAGACTGTGCCTCTCCAGCTGGTAAAGAAAATGTATGTCAAacttgaaaagaattgggtgaatagttTTCTAGGAGAAAAGTCTAGGAAAAATCAGTAAGTTCCCAGTTtccaaaatctgtaaaaaaaaaaaaaaaaaaaagaaaaaaaaaaaagaaattgaaattcaacctctgcatCTCTTCTAAtggtaaagaaaatgtgtgtcaaatttgaattagggatgcaacgagcaccagtataacgataaaccgcggtaaaattcccaacagttactattaccatttaaattctaattacctccgccaagtgtaacggcagaggttatgttttcatggggGTTTGTCAgtcttgtctgttagcaagataactcaaaaagttaaggatggattttgatgaaattttcaggaaatgttgatactggctcaaggaacaaatgatcaaattttcgTGGTGACGGGGGCTGatttgtcttggcggaggtctgcgctctctgagtgcttttctagttaccatTAAAATCATGTTcgattacagcactttgaaaactcacgctgatactgctcatttcatgGAGAAGCAGTGGCACTCCAGGCGCACAtgtgcagtttgcaatgtttggcctctaaacaaacaagctccactatgacctgtccaactactttttctTCCACTcaaaaaaaccactcaggaatcaataggagaattgataaggctTTGGATTGTGAGGCAGAATCGACAGTGGCATTGATCAAATCCTATAATTTTCCACCactagtgcagatatctcttatggccataaggtgccatctataatgcacatttgtatgcttaatatttacatgttaatattttaatgtttttgtcaaAGTACATTgtacctgttattttatttgttttttcttggttaaacttggttaaattattttagtgtgaGTATTAGAACTTttcgaacattttgagcacatttcaacaatatcatgataataataaccgtgatttgaaattttaatattgttacatttcaaatttgaacagtgttttcatgtgttatgtgtgtgtttttatgtgcttCTGGGAATAAGGTGCCATCTtatatgcacatttgtatgtttaatgtttacatgttaatattttaatgttcctatcaacagaaagtacattgtgcgtgttattttatttgtttttttcaacataaaatttggttaaattatttcagtgtgagtattagtactttttgaacattttgagctcatttcaacaataccgcaataataatgaccgtgatatgaaattttaatATTGCGACATCTcgagtgtttttatgtgttatgTGTGTTTCTTATGTAttaagtgtgttttaatgtgttatgTGTGTTTCTTATGTATTAAGTGTGTttctatgtgtgttttttatgtattaagtgtgtttttatttgttatgtgtgttttatgttatatgtgttttttatgcattaagtgtgtttttatgtgttatgtgtgtttttatcgGTGCCCTATATTCAACCACCACATCAACCCTCTGTTCTTTCAACAAAACCAGTTGCATAACTGGTTGTCTTCCATCTTATGCACTTGGAGAGGCTTACTATTTCCACAGCTtactattttcatctttaaaaaaaacctaCACACATTTTGTATTCATCTAGATAATCTTTAAAACCTTTAAATGTTATTATAGGTTCTGTTGTTTTTCAGTACTATAGAGGCAACAAAATAACCTTTACATTAGGCTGCAGAATAAAAACACTAGAGGTCTAAAAAATATTTCAGATGAGCAGGTTTCAACATCCACGCTCTAAAGACATGATACATAATAACAGGTGCATAATAACAACACAATCACCTTCAGATCGCGGTAAACAACGTCACGTGAGTGGAGGTACTCCAGCGCAGACACAATCTCTGCGCCGTAGAAGCGTGCCCGATCTTCTGTGAACACTCGCTCACGTGACAGGTGGAAAAAGAGCTGAAAGAGGCGAGAGCAGATGGAGTCAAACACTTATCAGCTGGAGATGATCTGCTGACATAAAGGGACGTTTGTGTATCACCATGTGACTGTCAAATGTGTATGTGAGATCTCACCTCGCCTCCGTTGGTGTATTCCATTACAAAACACAACCGGTCATGGGTTTGAAAGGCATATTTCAGTGTCTGAGGAAAGAAAAATAGATAATGACACATAACACAATTAACTAATGAAAACATCTTTGATGGAATGTTACATGAACCAACATGACAATCGAATTGCTTTCTTTTTAACTTAATCTCGTGCAAAAAGTAAATCAAAAGCACGTGGAGACGCATATCAGAACAGTCTGGTTGTGACAGTAGTGAGTGTACAGTGGGAAAATCACTAGATCAGAAAAAATAAGACTAAAGCTATAATTGGGAGTGAAAAATACTTTGTACTaagactaaaaaaaacaaaaaaaacaaacagttttaaaaatgctaaaatctaataaaaaacaTGGACTACGCATCACAAAGTCAACTGAAAAGGACTTAAAATTAGGTAAAAttgtttcttttctcttcatGTTAAAAGTTCATGAtgtataatgataaaaaaaaagcatttgcagAATAATAATACTGATTTTGTATCATACATGATGTCATATGTggcttcattttacatttttagttCCCATGAATGAAGTctttcctgagaacctgagtaTCTAAAGAACTATTCTTAACATAAGAGCCACTGATTCCTCCATTTATTAAGAATATGCATCTGGTGCTCATCATCAACTCAAGCTCCAGTTATTTCATGCAGATATCACAGATATCACAGATCTGAAGGACACAACACTATAAATCAGGGCCATAAGAAAATATCAAAACACTTGAGTATTGTGAAATTTTtgtacttcatttttttttctatttcaccttTAATTAACCAGGAAAAAACTCCTTGAGATTCTTTTGTAACAGTGTCCTGGCCACGACAGCAGCAGGAGAAATGAAACTGGACTATGTGTAGCAAAACTGcattgaaaatttaaaaaaaaagtggtttttctattgttaaattaacattttacaCGCAACCCTTGACATATAATTTCCTGAAGGTTCTACTCAAGGGATCAGtaaaattctatctaatctaatctaatcggaagaggattaaggccactggagaaaaaataaaataaattaaggtCCAAATTACAGtacatattttgttattattcatTGTGCTGACATATGTAAATGCTGATTGATTtcgtcttttgtttgtttgtgtgatgaGTGAGAGATGAGTTAATGTGATGAGTTTCATCTTCATTCAACacattcagaattctgacttttttcctcagaattctgactttaatctcagaagtctgacttttttctcagaagactgactttaatctcagaattctgactttaatctcagaatattaattaaaaaaaagttattggaccttaattttttgtttttccaatggccctaatcctcttccataaatcTATGATTCTAATACATAAGAATACATCTTAGCCAACAATATCTGAATTCAGAAGGACAGCACTGGCTCTTGTGGCTCATTTTGACTTCTCTAATACAGAAGGCACTAAAGCCATGGCCTTTACAAGATATACCAAAAAACCAAGTACTGCGGAATGCAACAAATCGAAAAGCAGCACTTTGAGCTTTACCAATAGTACCCTTGCAGGGCTGTAAGTATAAAGTGCACAGTTTTGCTAAGGTACTCACAGTGAGGAAAGGGTGTCGTGTGTTTTGTAACACTCTGCTTTCTGTAACTGTGTGGGCCACTTCATCCTGTAATCACACACCGCAGTCAAAAACAATTCTTACACAACATAAAATATACTGCTCCACTTGAACAGGCCACATGCATCTACACAGTTGAATCATCATAGCCTGAATTGACACACTCCATTTCTCCAAAAACAGGGTTACATGCAGCTAACGTGAAGCCAGAAAGAAGCTGAATGCACACAGACACTTTGGACTTACCTTGGCTATGATGACCTCCTTGCGCAGTATTTTCATGGCATAATGTACTCCAGTGGACTTCTCTTTGACTAGAATCACCTTCCCAAACGTCCCCTTGCCAAGCAGCTTCAGATACTCAAAGTCACTCATTGTCTGAAAAGCACACAAGAGAATTTATTTATAGATCATTCATAGGATgacaggaaatttggacaatgaATATAGCACCAGTAAATGTCATCTGAGAGAGAAATCCTGAGTCATTACCGACAGGCAAATATAAAAACACCCATTTTTAAATGAGGAACACAAAAAAGGTAGATAAGTAGTTTGCATAAGGCATAACTAGGGAAATATGGGCCACTATGAGTGAGGGCtacacgatactggaaaaaacggacattgcgattttttttttaaccctgtgatatatattgcaatatgaaaaactactccagaggatataacagctgtgtaaTGCCAACGTAAATAGCCAAACAAATTAGTAGTGTTTTCTCTCATTCAGAgcacgtgtttcagtttcatccttcttgtagctgaaataattccagataactgacattgcttttctttttggcaccaagtcttcgttttcagtgagTCAATACCTTCCCTTATGTCTAAAccttaaaaaatatattaaatttacGGCCCGGTGGAATGAATTTTTcccttttgttttagtgtaaaaaagtaaaactactttAAAATGTTTTCAATTACAAACTATGAATATgtcaatgtgaataacctgtacaaatatggacaaccttaAGTGTcttaagtacatttttaacaatattacgtccgttactaaatgttttgtgcctttgtggctCCACTGgtgtctgtaagttgtaatgcacatgtataaataagaagcTATGGCATAATAATattgaaactgcacttatttttctttagaaatttcaggttgctcatggctgtgtgtgttcatgtctttaaaggacagtttttagatgcaaatgttttcattatgtgattttactttcattcactccaaaacatacagacaagtttggagttgccattatttataagttattttcTTGTCATTTCACTAGTtgagcccatttgagatcaaacagGGCTCAACTAAAATGCatttaacacccctgctttaaatgtaAATCCACATTATTGTGTGTACATTCTTACAGCCCCAGAATCCAACTGATGTTCACTGTCACATGTCCAGAACTCTTACCACTTTGGTGCGACTCTTCGACATAGCCACCTCCATCTCCTCCAGGCTGCATTCACTGGGAGAACCGAACACGTCCATGggctcctcgtcttcctcctcgcGCATCTTCAGACTGTTGGCCACAGACTGAATTGCCCGCATCCACTCCTCTCTAAGAAGAAAAACACCCAGATCTACATTAAGTAGACAGTATTTTCACACAAAGCAAATGCCATAAAATAGGGCTGGGTGAGAAAGATATACATTGCAAAATAACTTTTctttgatagaaatatgagacatgttcgatacaatttcaatagaattcattcgtccacgTTTGGACAGATATAAGAACAGACAatgataggtaggtaggtaggtaggtaggtaggtaggtaggtaggtaggtaggtaggtaggtaggtaggtaggtaggtagatagatagatagatagatagatagatagatagatagatagatagatagatagatagatagatagatagatagatagatagatagatagatagacagacagacagacagacagacagacagacagacagatagatagatagatagatagatagatagatagatagatatttgctgtgaataagttagattaaaaagaagtagaattaaaagacaagatgtgttttctacctatcacataaaaacataaaagcataaaaacatagaaacccACCCAAGGACAGAATTAAGTAATTAAGTAGTGCtgcactgaaccaatcacgctagagccacattaagttaggttaagttaggtaTACCCCCGGCagtgtttggtgaagatggtctgttttgtttgtgttctcttaaaacttcaaagctttttcctgctggtcagagttttagtttagttttaaatatatgcacctgttttatttatctgaaacaggtgtataatgttcttcagcacatcatgctcatgtcatgttcaacctctgacagaaaataaaacagatttacatcaaaaataaccttctgatgacTTCACAACTAACATATGAGACACAGAAAATTTGAACTTGACAAAAATACTGACTTGATTTATATCTGTGATACATATAGATATCGTCTGacaaagaactttttttttgtccaaactgGGTTGATTTTCTTTGGCTTTgcactatgaaaaaaaaatcatgagaatCATTTGCTTAACCAACATCATGCCACACCAATGAAGATGAACTCAAGCCAAATTGttcagtgaaacaaaaaaaattaaggacAATGAGCAGCATCAACAAAAAACTGATT
The Sphaeramia orbicularis chromosome 14, fSphaOr1.1, whole genome shotgun sequence DNA segment above includes these coding regions:
- the LOC115433142 gene encoding RAC-beta serine/threonine-protein kinase-like, translated to MNEVNIVREGWLQKRGEYIKTWRPRYFILKSDGSFIGYKEKPDLNDQSSPPLNNFSVAQCQLMKTERPKPNTFVIRCLQWTTFIERTFHVDTNEEREEWMRAIQSVANSLKMREEEDEEPMDVFGSPSECSLEEMEVAMSKSRTKVTMSDFEYLKLLGKGTFGKVILVKEKSTGVHYAMKILRKEVIIAKDEVAHTVTESRVLQNTRHPFLTTLKYAFQTHDRLCFVMEYTNGGELFFHLSRERVFTEDRARFYGAEIVSALEYLHSRDVVYRDLKLENLMLDKDGHIKITDFGLCKEGITSDATMKTFCGTPEYLAPEVLEDNDYGRAVDWWGLGVVMYEMMCGRLPFYNRDHERLFELILMEEIRFPRNLSPEAKSLLAGLLKKDPKQRLGGGPNDAKDVMSHIFFITINWQDLEQKKITPIFKPQVTSETDTRYFDEEFTAQTITLTPPDKQLNLDCEDPSQQAHFPQFSYSASIRE